The sequence below is a genomic window from Scophthalmus maximus strain ysfricsl-2021 chromosome 19, ASM2237912v1, whole genome shotgun sequence.
ATTGATGCTGTCATTTAGTCGTCTTGTAACAGTGAGACCTGGGACAACAtcacaacctgtgtgtgtgtttcaggttgtGATGAACCCTCAGAGGAAGATCATCTGGcctggaggagagacagagaaaccaGTCGGATACCAGATGTCGACCAAACTGAAGGTACTAACATCTCTTTTATGTCTGGTTTACTTCCTCctggaagacacacacaggttgtgtgtgtgtgtgtgtgtgtgtgtgtgtgtgtgtgtgtaacgtgtgtgtatgtaacgtgtatgtgtgtaacgtgtgtgtgtgtgttgtgtgttcagatCGTGACCATCCACCAGGAGCCGTTTGTCTACGTGAAGCCGACAAAGACTGACGGGACGTGTAAGGAGGAGTACACCCTCAATGGAGTCTTGATCAAGAAGGTGATCTGTACCGGACCCAACGGGACCAtaccaggtacacacacacttcaaccgtctcaacaacacacacacacgcacacaaatcctccactcacactgtgtgtgtgtgtgtgtgtccaggtcagCCCACCGTCCCTCAGTGCTGCTACGGTTTCTGCGTCGACCTGCTCATCAAGCTGGCGATGAGCATGAACTTCACCTACGAGGTTCACCTGGTGGCTGATGGGAAATTTGGCACGCAGGAGCGAGTGAGTATGAGCCTGAACCACAGCCTGATCAGTAAACAGGTCAGATAAagattcatatatataatatatacagtatatatatcttttaCTTTTCCTGGGAACCTGActcctgatgatgtcactctctctctctgacctgtttaCTGATTCAACACCAGCTCCATCACTGAGCCTTGTTGCTATGGAGACCACTGCTCTGTCCCTGACTCTGACCTTGTTGAGGCCAAGAGACATTTACTTCATTTCattactctctccctctctctctccctctctctctggtaaatcttaataaacattgtgttttaaaaatcaaaatctctctctctctctcccctctctctctctctccccctctcatctGTCCTTCTTTAACCTctacacatttatttatgtcatataatatatattaggatatatatatattatatatatgtatattaaaacACTTCTCGTAAccagatcagtgactgtatataaagacgatcatgTGAGACGTCCTCGTCCACCCGCAGGTCAACAACAGTAACAAGAAGGAGTGGAACGGGATGATGGGGGAGCTGCTCGGAGGCCTCGCTGACATGATCGTGGCCCCCCTCACCATCAACAACGAGCGCGCTCAGTACATCGAGTTCTCCAAACCCTTTAAATACCAGGGGCTCACCATCCTCGTCAAGAAGGTGAGCTGACGCTGAACCTGCTCTCCTGGTCTCACTTCATATTATTCTGTAGTTCTAATCAAGGTCAGGGCGCGTTTCATTTGCTCGCCTGTCGTGGGCGTCACGTCTCCTCTGTacacgtgtcagtgtgtgaggcgGATGAAGGATTTGAGACGTGAGAACCCtaacaactacaactcccatgatcCCCCACTGCCTCCCCTCTGGTGTTGAAACAGTGAAAGCAACTGAAGGTGAACTTCAGTTACTGAAGACGATTCGACCCGGTTTGTGAAACACGTGGAGAACTTTGTGTGATGAACTGATGCTCAATGCAtagaggagacaagagacatGTGTGAGGACTCCACCTGATCCTCTCATACCAAGAGGTCAGCTGACCTTCTCGCACCTCTGCAGTGGAACCAGGTCACAGGTTTGAGAGTCAGACAGTCCCACGTCCTCGCAGCTGCTCTGAAGGAGGTTTTTTGGTCCCAGTGACCCAgttctcagcagcaggaagcaggtCAGTAGTCTCCATCGACCCCGACCCGATACGTCCGGTCCAGGTTCAGGTGTGGATCCTCCTGGTCAGCTGATCAGGCCTCACGCTGTTGTCAAGTCTGCGCAGTGAGAGGGAAGGTTACAGTCAGTGAACAGCTGCTGAGTCCAGCTCTTTTATCTTCAGGTTGTTGTGATtgtacatgatgatgatgatgatgtgtttctgttgacactgtgtgtgtgtttgtgtgtgtgtgtgtgtgttttcaggagaTCCCTCGCAGCACTCTGGACTCATTCATGCAGCCGTTCCAGAGCACACTGTGGCTGTTAGTCGGTCTGTCGGTCCATGTGGTGGCAGTGATGCTTTACCTATTAGACCGGTTCAGGTAATCACATGACATGACACGATACCACACAACAAGACATTCAGGAAAtataatggtgtgtgtgtgtgtgtgtgtgtgtgtgtgcagcccgtTTGGAAGGTTTAAAGTgaacagtgaagaagaagaagaagacgcccTCACCCTGTCCTCTGCCATGTGGTTCTCATGGGGAGTATTGCTGAACTCTGGGATCGGAGAAGGTGAGGATCTTCCTCTAACACAACGccgttcctccctccctcctcgtcaGTAACACGCCTGCTTGTCCCCGTGCAGGAGCTCCCAGGAGTTTCTCAGCGAGGATTCTGGGAATGGTGTGGGCAGGATTCGCTATGATCATCGTGGCATCGTACACTGCCAACCTGGCAGCCTTCCTGGTGCTGGACCGGCCTGAGGAGCGCATCACTGGCATCAACGACCCCAGGGTGAGGGACAGATTCATTCCACTGGGAAACAGTGATTATGGCTTCATCAGAGGACTTTGAGTACCTCCCGCTCCCTCAGGGGACCAATCATAGAGCTAAGGTTAAAGAGACGTCTGGGGTTATGACCCCGTGAAGCTCTAAATTAAAGTTCCCTGCTTCTTTGCCCTCTGGTAAGTGGACATAAGATGTTAATCAACATGTTCATCCTTGTTTAACCGGTCACCAGCCGTCGACAGTGAGTTCACGTCTGACcctttgttttggtgtttttagcTGCGTAACCCATCAGATAAGTTCATCTACGCCACAGTGAAGCAGAGCTCGGTGGATATTTACTTCAGACGGCAGGTGGAGCTGAGCACCATGTACCGGCACATGGAGAAACACAACTACGAGAGTGCCGCTGAGGCCATCCAGGCCGTCAGAGACAAGTAGGCTCTTCTCTACAGTCGGCAACCCAAAAGGTGTCGTCCTCCCTCCTTTGCCTCCAGCTGACCTAACCTTGTGTCCCCTCGTCCCTCCTGTAGTAAGCTTCATGCCTTCATCTGGGACAgcgctgtgttggagtttgaGGCATCACAGAAGTGCGATCTAGTGACGACAGGAGAGCTGTTCTTCCGCTCCGGGTTCGGGATTGGAATGAGGAAAGACAGTCCGTGGAAACAGAACGTGTCTCTGGCTATTCTCAGGTAAACACTGCGAATAAACTCATCATCCCCTTCTGATACTGAACCCTACTGTAAACCCTACTGTAAAACCCTCCTCATACCCTGATGGTCTTCTTCCCTTCCAAACCCGTCTTATACCTCATTGATACCATTTTGATTCTTCATGGTGTCTCTGATACCGTGCTGGTAGCCTCTGGAGACCCCTCTTACCCCACCCATACCTTGGTCtggacctctgacctccggGTATGAACGTTGTTGTCTCTCCTCAGTTCTCACGAGAACGGCTTCATGGAGGATTTGGACAAGACGTGGGTTCGCTACCAGGAGTGCGACTCCCGGAGCAACGCCCCGGCTACCCTCACCTTTGAGAACATGGCAGGTAGGAAACAGACCCGACGCTAAATACACTTCTCCACAGGCTGGTGCTTGGACAAAgactgatgatgaagatgatgacctCACCTGACGtcttcacctcttcctcctcaggtgtGTTCATGCTGGTCGGCGGCGGCATTGTCGCCGGGatcttcctcatcttcattGAGATCGCCTACAAGCGGCACAAAGACGCCCGGAGGAAACAGATGCAGCTTGCCTTTGCCGCGGTGAACGTGTGGAGGAAGAACCTGCAGGTACAAGACTCCACTGTGTTTCTCTTCACTTCCACTGTTCTGTTGATTGATTTATCGACGGAGGAAAGGTCGACACAACTGTTTCCTGTTGGATGTCATTAGTTCACTTTGCGTGAGTTTGTTGTCAATTGTTGCTCatgtttaaagccccagtgtgtccgtttctggcgacatctggtggtaaagtgtcaaaagcgcaaccaaccgagcgaccgacaggggacactttatggcggtgcaccgctgattccatttccaattTTCAGCGTCtgaaattcaacgtgaacgcgacgtgttctggaccgtttagttcaacaaccgtattcaacacgacgtggaATCATGGAGACTGatggaggtcggtccacctcatggaactatatttaactcattatacatgtatgaacacagagttatggaccATATATTAAAGTTCTGtgaataaattctaaatatcacacactgtagctttagcATGGCGTTagtgagaaagtgagaaagtCACAATGACGTCAAagacaattattttcatcttaTGAATATTTCTTGGTTAACAAATTGATCCTTTagtttattactttttttaaagttcaatattaatatcatgAAGTCATTAGAAAACTAAAACCGTGATgaaaattacttaaaaaaactttatgACGTTTTCTAACCAATTTATTGATCGCAGCCTGAAAACAGACTGGAATGGAATTGATCCAAATCAAAGAGCTGTTTACAGATCGGCAGTGACTCCGTGATTCTTAGATATTACAGATATATGtgattgttcatttaaaaacacacaacaacccaCATGTTTTCCCGCCTCGTCAGCAGCTGGCTTCACATTAATTATCACTTCTCTGGCCGGATTAGCACTTCACTCAGTAGCCACTAAAGGCTAGCAGCGAGCGGAGGATGATTAGCACTTCACTCAGTAGCCACTAAAGGCTAGCAGCGAGCGGAGGATGATTAGCACTTCACTCAGTAGCCGCTAAAGGCTAGCAGCGAGCGGAGGATGATTAGCTTCACTCAGTAGCCGCTAAAGGCTAGCAGCGAGCGGAGGATGATTAGCACTTCACTCAGTAGCCGCTAAAGGCTAGCAGCGAGCGGAGGATGATTAGCACTTCACTCAGTAGCCGCTAAAGGCTAGCAGCGAGCGGAGGATGATTAGCTTCACTCAGTAGCCGCTAAAGGCTAGCAGCGAGCGGAGGATGATTAGCACTTCACTCAGCTGTGTCTTCAGGGGGAGGATTATCACATGAAATGCCACAAGCTCTCCGAAAGGAAGTGATGGTTTAAAGATGAAAACACGGTCGAGACAGATCAACAGAAACATGATGATCTGTGAGACGAGACAGAACCTGCCACAGATCAGAGATCGAGCGTCTGGTCGTTTCAATCACTTAGATCATGAAGCTGAACTCTAATGAATGTGTTCATTATCTCTGAGCTGATGGCGTTAGCATGTCCAGCTAACTAGCTTACAATTTACAGTAGTATGATGTTTCCATATGGTCACAGCGGTTTCAGGCTAATGTTAGCATCTCTGGAAGGTGACAGATTCTCTGACACCCTGTTTGTTCTCAATGACTGATCCATGTCTCTTATTGATCCATGTCTCTTATTGATCCATGTCTCCCATTGATTCATGTCACCTATTGATCCATGTCTCTTATTGATCAATATCTCTTATTGATCCATATGTCTTATTGATCCATGTCTCTCATTGATCAGTATCTCTTATTGATCCATATGTCTTATTGATCAGTATCTCTTATTGATCCATATGTCTTATTGATCCATGTCTCTCTTTCTATTGATCCATGTCTCTTATTGATCCATATGTCTTATTGATCCATGTCTCATTGATCAGTATCTCTTATTGATCCATATGTCTTATTGATCCATGTCTCTCTTTCTATTGATCCATGTCTCTTATTAATCCATGTCTTTATTGATCCATGTCTCTTCTTGATCCATGTCTCTTATTGATCCATGTCTTTATTGATCCATGTCTTTATTGATCCATGTCTCTTATTGATCCATGTCTCTTATTGATCCATGTCTCCTATTGATCCATATCTCTTATTGATCCATGTCTCCCATTGATTCATGCCACCTATTGATCCATGTCTCTTATTGATCAATATCTCTTATTGATCCATATGTCTTATTGATCCATGTCTCTCTTTCTATTGATCCATGTCTCTTATTGATCCATGTCTTTATTGATCCATGTCTCTTATTGATCCATATATCTTATTGATCCATGTCTTTATTGTTCCATGTCTCTTAATGTACagattcaaacaaacactgaacatgttGAGCAACAAGTGTTACATATTTCAACtaacaggtcaaaggtcaaacaccACGTGACAGCTCATCCATGTGCTGCTgcccctcccctcacacacacacacacacacacacacacacacatacaggttagtagacattacagcagcagagtgttgGTAGAATGATCTGATGTGTTCAAGTGGAACAAAAATCATCACTGCCTCATCCGCCacctttatttccccccccccgatgtTTCCTATgctgtctgttttgtgtgtgtgtgtgtgtgtgtgtgtgtgtgaagctctTTGTTTTACTGAAGCATCACTTCAtctgaaacaggaagcagcttcACCGGAaaactgctgcacacacacacacacacacacacacacacacacacacacacacacagaaggtgTTCATATGTGGTCACTGAAGCTGAAACAATGACTGTGTTCCGGCAGTTATATAATCTGCTGCCACACTGAACAGATGGGAGTCaacagactgcacacacacgcacgcacacacacacacgcacacgcacacacaaacacacacatacattatactacattacattacacactCTACTACTACTATAGCAACTATAATTGATTACTGTTTGTTATTAGTGATTAATAGTGTGTATAGTGAGTTATAGTGAGTGTAGTGAATATAGTGAATATAAGTGAGTTCCTTCTcacccttctcttcctctttctacttcgcttcctcctcctccttctcatcctcctctttctcttcctcctcctccttctattcctcttcttcctcctcctcctcctcttcctcctcctccttctattcctcttcctcctactcctcctcctcctgtcccatCATCTGTCCCACTAAAGACGACAGGAAACAGACTGAAGACCGACTCGTCCGTTCGGTTCGTCCAATCAGCTCAGGGCTGGTCCTGTTGCCGGGCAGACTCGGGGGTTTAGGAGTTTTTTTATGGTTCACGTCGTCCTCTTGCAAAGGAGAATCGGAGAGGGTCAGACTGTGTGGTCTCttgtctcctcgtcctccctgtcctctccttcctgtcctgTCTCATGTCCCAGCAGCCTCCTCACTAACCTTTAGgtccttcttctccctcagtTACAGGACGACCTCAGGACGACCTCTGGTCACATGATGGATTCTGTCGTCAGtgcttcacttttgtttttcagactgaGTTTTGAGcagaaaagtttttaaaatgtttgagaCACAGCGACCATGACATCACAGGTCTGAGCTgtggtgtttcctgtttcctcagtgggaggagtcagactcatctctctctctgtgatcatCTCTTTTTTCTATATGAGTGTTTCTTCTCGGTAGTGTCAcactctttgtcctcctctgcATCACGACTTCCTGCTCAGAGCCTTGAGTTCATTATGACCTTGTCTGTTTCTATGGTAACTAGCAGGCAGCAGAACGTAGACCaacagattatatatatatatactagaCCTTCAGACGTCATCATCACAGACTCCGTCTCGAACCTGTCTGATAGTTTAATGAATTATTCTGTGAAACCAGTGAACATGTTACAGAGAGATCagacattcctggctccgcccctttgtccagatcgcCACAGATGAATGAAATCAAGGTTTATTTCactctcaccctcctccaccaacatgatgtcatcagtggGCGTGTCCTGTTCTCCAGGCTGGCCACGCCTCCTCCATGACACTGGTTCCACTCAGAACCAGAACGGAACCTGTTCCAGGAGGAGAACCAGTGACAACTTGGTGGAAgaggggaaagtgtgtgtgtgtgtgtgtgtgtgtgttgaattaactaatgtgtgtgtgtttcctttgcctttttctctttttgtccctCCACCTGTAGCCGTACCCGACTGACATCACCGGCCAGCTTAACCTATCAGATCCCTCCGTCAGCACCGtggtctgagagagagagagagcttcactgctgctgctgagcctcacacacacacacacaaaccatctgTCATcctaaacacacgcacaaactctCGCCTTGCTCTGCTTgtagctccgcctcctccaaccaggaagtgttttattttgaaggaactCTTTCagtatgattttattttgtcgtGTCTGTGATGTTTCCTGTCCGTCACTCTGATCCATCTGTCACAGACGTTTCCTCCGaacatcaacacacaaagaACTTACTGATCAGCAACCTCCTGATCAGGAACCTGAAAATCGGGAGCCCGACGGTTGAGAACCTCTTCAGGTTCCTGATCGACAGGAACTTGAATGGGTTCCTGTCAATCAGGAACAGGTTGATCAGGAGCCTGATTGTCAAGAACCTGATCATTGATCAGATTGTGGGCGGTGGGTGGAGCCTCCGGGACAGGAAGTTGTAGTGGTCCGTCACATCTCATGGGTTCTTTGGTCTTAAGAGTCGTGAgaactttgtttgtgttgaaggTTTATCTTCAAGATCTACACAAaagtttttgatattttctcagTAACGTGACATTAAAAACTTCCTGTCCCAGAAGCTCCACCCCTCTCAGTCCCAGGGTATCCTAGGAAAATGTAGTTACTGCTCCGCCTCCACTGTGTCCCCCGTTGATGATGTCATTCTCTCTACCTGCCAATAACAGACACTGATGTCCTGAGAAAAACTCCTAACCCCTCCCACACCCGTGTCACAGGCCTGCTAACTCCTCCCACTCCTTCGGAGTTCGGAGGTTTTCACGTACGTTCGTTAACTAACGTGTGAATCGTCCAGTGAGCCGAGAGCTGCACTGAGAACAAGAGAAGCTCCGACTGATGAGTCAAATGTTTTATGTAGAATTTAGTTTAACACTTAATATGAAACAAATTTTCATTAAACACAATGGTGTCAGTGGCAGCAGAGTTTCCGTCACTTGTCAG
It includes:
- the grin1b gene encoding glutamate receptor ionotropic, NMDA 1b, which encodes MELRGVLLLAVLQCCSVARGGCEPRLVNIGAVLSQKRYEQVFKEAVSQANALYGRDKFKMNAISVTHKPNAIQMALSVCEDLISNQVGACLHLPHLPHRHHHLMKTQTNVSYREGHRINVLSLTDRSSLYTVSDRLGRGPQSIHLSFLRTVPPYSHQASVWFDLMREFRWNHIILIVSDDHEGRAAQKRLETLLEERETKNKNRNYENIDQQHFDFRRTPKAEKVLLFSQDTNLTALLLEAKDLEARVIILSASEDEAAAVYKAARQLNMTGSGYVWLVGEREMTGKALSEAPDGLLGLQLINGKNESAHIADAVAVVAQSLQELFEKENITEPPRGCVGNTNIWRTGPLFKRVLMSSKYPDGLTGRIEFNDDGDRRFATYSILNYQQKPGRLVQVGVFNGSQVVMNPQRKIIWPGGETEKPVGYQMSTKLKIVTIHQEPFVYVKPTKTDGTCKEEYTLNGVLIKKVICTGPNGTIPGQPTVPQCCYGFCVDLLIKLAMSMNFTYEVHLVADGKFGTQERVNNSNKKEWNGMMGELLGGLADMIVAPLTINNERAQYIEFSKPFKYQGLTILVKKEIPRSTLDSFMQPFQSTLWLLVGLSVHVVAVMLYLLDRFSPFGRFKVNSEEEEEDALTLSSAMWFSWGVLLNSGIGEGAPRSFSARILGMVWAGFAMIIVASYTANLAAFLVLDRPEERITGINDPRLRNPSDKFIYATVKQSSVDIYFRRQVELSTMYRHMEKHNYESAAEAIQAVRDNKLHAFIWDSAVLEFEASQKCDLVTTGELFFRSGFGIGMRKDSPWKQNVSLAILSSHENGFMEDLDKTWVRYQECDSRSNAPATLTFENMAGVFMLVGGGIVAGIFLIFIEIAYKRHKDARRKQMQLAFAAVNVWRKNLQPYPTDITGQLNLSDPSVSTVV